The Poriferisphaera corsica DNA segment CATATACGTCCTCACTACGATAACTCTGTCTGCTTTGCTGCAACGTAATCAAAACTATTTTCGATCTTAGATGCAATATGAAACAGCAACAACTAAAAAGAGCAAGAATATGCCGGTTTTTGTTGTGAAATTCCGTTTACTTCAAAGCAAACCACGTTCTTTCTATGCGCACCGACCTTACGCGTTTTCGATCACAATCGTTTCCTAGCACTAACACTATTCACTAGCGATATTCTTAACATAAAGAACATTCACGCGCCGCTTGTCCTGCTTGAATTCCAATACTGGTTTCCAGCCAAACTGCTTCATGAGCGCATCATTGATCTTGTCCTCATCCGCGATCATGTATGTTTTACCCCTTAAGTCCGCAGTAAACAGTTTGATATTCTCGATCGAAACACGAGGTACAATCCGCTGTGTGTAAATCAAAAATTCTTCATTGATCGCATCAGTTTCACTCGGATTAAACAGCACATACATCGGTGCTTTGCCAATCACTTCACTCACTCGCTCAGCCTCCACGCGGATCGGATGATTACGATCCGGTGAAGCCGAGTACGCCAGCCAAATCGTCGTTGAGGCAACCAACATCCATGCCGCAGCAAGATAAATAGCTTTCATCGGCTTCTTGAACGCCACATGCTCTTTAAACCCAAGATACGCAATCAAAACCAGCGTCGGTCCCGTCACAATCACCAACGACATCGGCAGCGGCCCAAGAATATATTTTGGAACCACTGCACCTATCTGCCGGTAATCGAGAATCTGTACGACGAACAAGCCAATACTTGCGCACACAAACCCGATCCATTGCGGATAGATCATAAAATTTCCGCCGGGATCGCGCTCGTTATTCGCAGCCAGAGATACGTGCCAACGCAGCAATTGCGCGATGAGCAAACCCGCAGCCGGAATGATCGGCAAAATATATCGCTGCTGCTTCGCGCCCGGAATCGACAAGATCACAAACAGCACCATGAACCACAGCCACGGCACCAACAACTTACGCCGATCCAATCCCCCTGCTCTGACATATGGCTGGAAAAACGAGCCGAACAGGAACAGCGACCACGGCAACACAAGCCCAAGTAATCCGAAGTAATAAACGGGGATCTGATATTCTTGCCGTGAAGCCTTGTATTCACCCCACCAAGTTTGAGCTGCTTCCGGGTAATGCATCAAAGCATAAATAAACCACGGAGCCGCAATCGCGACCGCAACGATCATCGCACTGACCAGCAATAACGTCGATCGCAAACGATGTTTCGGCGTCAGAATAATCGTCGTAATAATTGGCACAAACGACCATAGAATCCCCAGCGGCCATCCCTTGGTCATGACCGCAGCGGCAGCAAAAAATCCAGAAAGTGCTGTGAAAATAAGTGTTTTTGTGATTTTGGGTGTAGGTCGAAACGGTTTGATCGCAGCAATCAATGATGCGACCGACATCGCCGAGAAGGCTGCCAATTCGATGTCATAAGAACCGATACGCGCTTGTTTTTGAAAAAACCACATCGTCCCGGTTGCCAGGGTGGCAATGATCGCAAATTTATGATCCCCCAGATTTAGCCCGATCCAGAACACCCCCACAAGTAAAAGCAGACTTGATGCAACCGCGACAAGCCGCGAGCGATAAATAATGTCCTGTGGCGATCCCGCCACTGTTTCTTCGCCCATCATATCTTGGCCGGGTTTAAGTCCTGTATATGCAAGGAGATTCAACCAAACCGTGAGCGGCGGTTTCTCAAATCGCGGCACACTGTTACGTGTGGGAATGAGATACGCATCTGGTTCGGCAGCGATGTGATCCGTGCCATGCCAACGCATCCAGGTTTCTTGCGATGAGAGGACGGTGATATTTTCCATCGTGCGATTGGAATCGGCGCGCGAGAGCGACATGAGCAGCGGTATGGTGCAAACAAAAAGGATGAGCAGCAGCGATAGCAGGTTTCGCAGCGGTGCGGGTGCGTCGGGCTCAAGGAATCGATAGATGGGTGAATCGTTCATTAGGGAGTATTGTCAGCGAGGTTAGGTCGGGTGACAAGTTGGGGAAGCGCGCACAATATTGAAATTAATACGCAAAGAAATGGGTTGATATTGAAAAGTGAAATGATCGATTATGTTAAATTAAGGATCGGTAATGCAAAATATGTGTATGCATACAGAAGAAAGAGGATGTGAGCGGCACATCTGTGCGCACAATTGGATCAAATCAGGTGATTTGAAGCGATTTTTAGGCGCGAAATGAGGGTGTTTTGAGCCAAAATGGTGCATTTACGATTAAAAAAAAGCGAAATGGACGGGAAATGATCGATTTGTGAACGCTGATTTTGGCTTTGTGCGCGCGGTTTGCGACTAGCTTGGAAAGAATATGGAGGTGTCAATGACGCATGCATGTGTGTTGCATGTATTTGAGCTGTAAGATTTCCCTCGATCGGCGGTCGTGGGTGTGTCGCATTTATATTTTGTGGAGAAGCTAAGCTGAGATGAGTTTCACGCGTGGGGCATATATAAGTGCTGGTGTGTGTGTTGAGGTGGCTGGGGGGGTGAGGTGTGTGGCGGGGGGAAATGGGTATGATTGGTGCGATGCTTGAAAATGGTTTGCTACTTGAGATGGGTGATGGGATTGGGCTTAAGGATGTTGTGCGCGGATGGCCTGCTGAGAGGCGGTTGTTGGTTTTGAGTTCTGGGCGTTTTGATAAACGGTGGGCGCGGCGGTGTGTGGTGGCAACGGCGGATGAAGGATGGGGATTTGTAGAGGACGAAATGCGAAGTGGTGAAGGGGAGCGGGGCGCGGGGCGGCATGTGTGGATGCGCGAGGGTGAGGTGGCTGAGGTTTTGGAGGGGAATGAAGATGATCCGTTTTCAGGATTGCGGGATGTGATGTGCGGCGAAAAAGGGCCTACGGAGCAGGGAATTTGGATGGGGTATTTGGGTTATGAATTGGGGCGGTGGGTAGAGGATTTGCCGAGCACGGGGGCGCGGGATCGGGGATGGGAAGCTGGTGTGATGCATCGGTGCAGCGGATGGTTAGTTTATGAGATGAATGAGGATGGTGGTGGCGAGTGGTATGGATGCGGTGATTGGAAGGAGGACTTGCCGGGATGGGTGAAGGATGTGTTTGAATGTGGGGATGATGGAGAAAATCGGGGGAAGGAATATGAAGTTGGCGAGTTTGTGGGTGATGTCGATCGAAATGGTCATGAGGCGAATGTGCGGAAGGCGCTGGATTATATCGAGGCGGGTGATGTATTTGAGGTGAATGTGGCGCAGCGTTTTAGTGCTGCTTTTAAGGGGGGCTTGAAGGGGTCACGGGGTTTGTATCTGGATATGCTGGATGCTTCGCCGAGTTGGTATGGAGGGTATATGGAATGCTTGACGGCGGATAGATCTAAGCGCGTGTTAGTAAGTATGTCGCCTGAGCTTTTCTTGGAGGTCGGTCTGGATGATGAGCTGAAAGAGGGGGGAATAGTGACGAGGCCGATTAAGGGGACGCGGCCCGCGAGTGTTTGTCCGAGTGAGTTGGCGGATAGTGTGAAGGATTGGGCTGAGCTTAATATGGTGGTGGATATGATGCGGAATGATTTGGGGCGGGTGTGCCGCTATGGGAGCGTGCGGGTATTGAACGGGCGGGAGATCGAGACGCATCCAACGGTGCATCATGGGGTGGCAACGATTGTGGGAAGGTTGCGGGAGGAGTGTGATGTGGCGGATCTGCTTCGTGCGGCGATGCCTGGTGGTTCGATTACGGGGGCGCCAAAAGTGCGAGCGATGGAGATTATTGAGGAGCTTGAGGGGGCGAGACGGTGCGCGTATACGGGGGCGATGGGGATGATCGGCGGCGATCAGATGCTGCTGAATATTGCGATCCGGACGGCGATGATCGAGATGGATGAGGGTGGGGAGGGATTATTGGATTATTGGGTTGGTGGTGGGATTGTGGCGGATAGCGTGCCGCGTGAGGAATATGAGGAAACGCTGGATAAGATGGCGGCGATGAAGAAAGCAGTCGGGCAAGAATCGATTCGATAGTTTTTTAGTTACACTTAGAAAAATTTTAATTGATGTTATTGATCACCTTACGCAGGAAAAAATATTTCCTGTTGCTGACATAAAACTATCTTTACTTTATAAGACGATAGTTTAAATTTTGAATGTGTTGTTATTAATATGAATGTCAACGCACATTGATCTTGTTGTTTACTCTGTAGTAATAGATCTGTTTAGCGATATATATTGACTAAAAGATGTCTGTTTTGGTTTCAAATCATTGCAATGATTCGTTTTCAGCGTGGATGTGTTCGCTATGGATTCAGTTGGTGGTCGAAGATAATAATTTATCGTTAACGGTAGAATGTACAATGAATGATATTCATATGAATTGCTGTTTTGTGAGTGTATTTATGAGGTTGGGGGTAAGTTAAGATTTATGTTGACTATGGATTGGATTGTGAAGGCATTTATCATGTGAGGCGGGCAATACATTGTTGGGCTACAAGCATGGTAAACATTGAAATTAATCATAGGATTTAATTTGATGATGAAATGCATTGGTTGAGTATCGATATGTATTTCATTATGCATGACAAATATTGCGGTAGAAATATACTCGCAAGGTATATGTACGTGTGCATTGAAGGCGCGATAGCATCATTAAAGGTTGATCATTAATTTCAATGGGAACTATTTACGTGGTCAAGAATCTATTCATTGCGTTATTCACGATAGGAATATTCACCAGTAATATTCACGCTGAGGAACAGACTTTTAGCGGCCAAATACCGTTGAATGATCAGGCGAAGTGGGAAGAGATTTTCAAGCAACGCAAAGCATTTCAAGAGAAATGCTATGAGAATGCTCGCCAGCTTGTTGAGCAGATGACATTGAAAGAAAAGGCTGCACTTTTTGGTATGGATTCAAAAAGTGTTGATCGGTTTGGGATTTCACGGCACCACTGGTGGAACGAGGCGATACATGGAGTGGCTCGAAATGGTCGGGCAACTCAATTCCCGGTTTCTATTGCGATGGGCAGCACGTGGGATCCGGAGTTGATTTATAACATGTCCTCAGCGATTGGTCAGGAAGCGCGGGCGAAATATCATGAATCGCCTGGAAAGGTAAGACGCTATGAGGGGTTAACGATTTGGAGTCCAACGATCAATATGGCTCGTGATCCGCGATGGGGAAGGAATGATGAGACGTATGGTGAGGATCCGTTTTTAACTTCGGAAATGGCGGTTGCGTTTGTTAAGGGGATACAGGGTACGCATCCTGAGTATTATCAAACGATCGCGACGATTAAGCATTTTATTGCGAATAATACTGAGCATAATCGTGAGTTCTCTTCGCCGCAGATTAAACAGTCTGTATTACGTGATTATTACATGCCGGCATATCGCGAGGCGGTTCAGAAGGCGGATGCGCAGTCAATTATGACGGCGTACAATGGTGTGAATGGTGTGCCTTGCACGGTGAATGAATGGTTGCTGACAGATGTGCTGCGGAATGAGTGGGGGTTTCACGGTACGGTTGTGACCGATGTTGGTGCTCCAAAATTTTTAGTAACGCGTCATAAATATGTAGAGACTTATGCTGAGGCGATTGCGTTGATGATTAATGCGGGGGTTGATCTTAATGCAATGGGTACGGATTTGTTATACAAGTATCTTGGTCATGCGATTGAACGAGGGCTAATAACAGATGGAGCGATTGATCGTGCGATTACTCAGAATTTGACGACGCGTATGCAATTGGGACAGATCATTGATGATTCTAGTAACCCATACAAGAACACGCCGATGTCTGTTGTCGGCAGTGATGAGCATTTGGCGATTGCGCAGGAGATTGCTGAAAAGGGTACGGTTCTGCTTCAGAATAAGCCAGTCAAAGGTAATGCTTTGCTGCCATTGGGTAGTAGGAAGATAAAAAAAATTATTGTGGCGGGGCCTTATGGTAATGTTGGTGAGCTTGGCGGATATAGCGGTACGCCGACGCGGCGTGTTTCGACGGTCTATGGTGCGCTAAAAGAGGCGGCGAAGGATGTCGATGTTGAACTTGAAGTATGGATGAATTTTTCTGAGCCGGTGCCGATTCCAAATAGTAATCTGCGGCCACCAGTGGGCTTTGAAGGAGAAACAGGTTTAAAAGCAGAGTATTTTAGAGGGACGGCTGTTCAAGGTGTGCCTCAAGCTGTTCGTCTTGACCCGTCAATTGACAGGGAATGGGAGAAACCTCTTGAGAATATCGATCCAGAAGTGCCGCAGCCACAGTTTGCTGTTCGCTGGTCGGGTTCGCTTGTGCCAGATGTTAGTGGTGAGTATAAAATCAGTGTTAAAGTTGATGACGGCATGCGGGTTTGGCTTGATGGTCAGGAGATCATCAATGAATGGAGGCGGGGGGCGGCTCGGGTCGTGGACGCTACACCTGTGAATCTTGAGGCTGGAAAAGCTTACCCTTTGAGAGTTGAGTTCTTCGATAATGGCGGTAAAGCGAGCTCGCATTTGATGTGGTC contains these protein-coding regions:
- a CDS encoding ArnT family glycosyltransferase, whose amino-acid sequence is MNDSPIYRFLEPDAPAPLRNLLSLLLILFVCTIPLLMSLSRADSNRTMENITVLSSQETWMRWHGTDHIAAEPDAYLIPTRNSVPRFEKPPLTVWLNLLAYTGLKPGQDMMGEETVAGSPQDIIYRSRLVAVASSLLLLVGVFWIGLNLGDHKFAIIATLATGTMWFFQKQARIGSYDIELAAFSAMSVASLIAAIKPFRPTPKITKTLIFTALSGFFAAAAVMTKGWPLGILWSFVPIITTIILTPKHRLRSTLLLVSAMIVAVAIAAPWFIYALMHYPEAAQTWWGEYKASRQEYQIPVYYFGLLGLVLPWSLFLFGSFFQPYVRAGGLDRRKLLVPWLWFMVLFVILSIPGAKQQRYILPIIPAAGLLIAQLLRWHVSLAANNERDPGGNFMIYPQWIGFVCASIGLFVVQILDYRQIGAVVPKYILGPLPMSLVIVTGPTLVLIAYLGFKEHVAFKKPMKAIYLAAAWMLVASTTIWLAYSASPDRNHPIRVEAERVSEVIGKAPMYVLFNPSETDAINEEFLIYTQRIVPRVSIENIKLFTADLRGKTYMIADEDKINDALMKQFGWKPVLEFKQDKRRVNVLYVKNIASE
- a CDS encoding anthranilate synthase component I family protein — its product is MGMIGAMLENGLLLEMGDGIGLKDVVRGWPAERRLLVLSSGRFDKRWARRCVVATADEGWGFVEDEMRSGEGERGAGRHVWMREGEVAEVLEGNEDDPFSGLRDVMCGEKGPTEQGIWMGYLGYELGRWVEDLPSTGARDRGWEAGVMHRCSGWLVYEMNEDGGGEWYGCGDWKEDLPGWVKDVFECGDDGENRGKEYEVGEFVGDVDRNGHEANVRKALDYIEAGDVFEVNVAQRFSAAFKGGLKGSRGLYLDMLDASPSWYGGYMECLTADRSKRVLVSMSPELFLEVGLDDELKEGGIVTRPIKGTRPASVCPSELADSVKDWAELNMVVDMMRNDLGRVCRYGSVRVLNGREIETHPTVHHGVATIVGRLREECDVADLLRAAMPGGSITGAPKVRAMEIIEELEGARRCAYTGAMGMIGGDQMLLNIAIRTAMIEMDEGGEGLLDYWVGGGIVADSVPREEYEETLDKMAAMKKAVGQESIR
- a CDS encoding beta-glucosidase gives rise to the protein MVKNLFIALFTIGIFTSNIHAEEQTFSGQIPLNDQAKWEEIFKQRKAFQEKCYENARQLVEQMTLKEKAALFGMDSKSVDRFGISRHHWWNEAIHGVARNGRATQFPVSIAMGSTWDPELIYNMSSAIGQEARAKYHESPGKVRRYEGLTIWSPTINMARDPRWGRNDETYGEDPFLTSEMAVAFVKGIQGTHPEYYQTIATIKHFIANNTEHNREFSSPQIKQSVLRDYYMPAYREAVQKADAQSIMTAYNGVNGVPCTVNEWLLTDVLRNEWGFHGTVVTDVGAPKFLVTRHKYVETYAEAIALMINAGVDLNAMGTDLLYKYLGHAIERGLITDGAIDRAITQNLTTRMQLGQIIDDSSNPYKNTPMSVVGSDEHLAIAQEIAEKGTVLLQNKPVKGNALLPLGSRKIKKIIVAGPYGNVGELGGYSGTPTRRVSTVYGALKEAAKDVDVELEVWMNFSEPVPIPNSNLRPPVGFEGETGLKAEYFRGTAVQGVPQAVRLDPSIDREWEKPLENIDPEVPQPQFAVRWSGSLVPDVSGEYKISVKVDDGMRVWLDGQEIINEWRRGAARVVDATPVNLEAGKAYPLRVEFFDNGGKASSHLMWSLKEKPEENKIEEPDSTVVVFVCGFNLQIAREFVDHEDLSLPEIQMRSLRKWLAKTKNVIVVLNGGTIITEPWLFENVPAVLHAWYPGQEGGYALSNLLLGKSNPSGHLPMTWFKSVEQLPHLDDYDVTKGRTYQYSTAMPQFPFGHGLSYTSFSYENVKLSSDRLAEDDTILVSLNVRNTGDVAGADVVQIYARDLDPTKQNVIKKLVGFGRVEVKPGQTEEVSIEIPVERLASWNQSKQVMDVGQGKFELQIGTSSRGIEARETIEISQ